In the Mesoplodon densirostris isolate mMesDen1 chromosome 11, mMesDen1 primary haplotype, whole genome shotgun sequence genome, ATCCACCTCCTAGCTCCCACTAGCCCAGCTCCGTAGCCTGTTCGCCAGTGACCAGTACTCAACTCCATCATCCATCCTCCTGTCCCACTCCCTGTCCTCTGGCTCCATCATCTTTCCTGCAGCTCCACGATTCAGCCCCCCAGACCTATCACCCAGCTGCTAAGCTCCACACTCCACTCCCGAACTCCCTCTGGATACAACAGGGTCTTGAGCACCCCTGGGTGGCAACCCCAGAGAGctcacccccccccacccccagctttctGCATCCCCATCTAGTCCCTCTGTCTGAATTTCAGTCTGTTTTCAAGTTTACTGTACCGCGTCTGCTCCTCTCCCTCTGGACCCCTGGGCTCTCTCTCCAGTATTCTCTCTCCTGAACTTCCTCTGAGTCAATCCCTTCCCCTCTGTTCAACCTTCTTCACCTCCAACTTTGCCTCTGTCCTGATCCTATGTGATCCGGACCATCCGCTCCTGACTTCTTGCCCCGCCCCCGTCTGCACTAGGATGTCGGATCTGGGGTCGAGTGGGCCCCCTCGGCTCTGGGCCCTGACCCGGGGCCACTCTCCATCCTCCTGCCAGGTGGTGAGCTTCTTCTCCCTGAAGTCGGACTCGGCTCCCCCCTGGATGGTGCTGGCTGTGCTGTGGTGCTCCATGGCACAGACGCTGCTGTTGCCTTCCTTCATCTGGTCCTGCGAGCGCTACCGCGCCGACGTGCGCACGGTGTGGGAGCAGTGCGTGGCTCTCATGTCCGAGGAGGACGGCGACGACGGTCAGAGGAGGGACTGGGCTTTCGCTTTCCTAGGCGTCGGCTCCCTTTCCTGCCCTCTTCTACCAGCCCTTTTCCTTGTGGGGACGGGCTGCCCTGGAGTGCCCCCTGCTGGACAGAACCTGCAGCGCCCCTGGGTTGACTCGTggctcccctctccccagtcaTCACCCCGATGCACACCCACTGCTTCCTCCTCTCGGTGTCTGTTCCCCCTCGAAGGCCACACTAGCCAGCTCTGCCTCCGCCGAGCCTACGAAACAGTCCAGAGAACTACCACAACCATAAAGGAAGGCTGTGGAACCAAGGGAAAGCTAAGCTTCCTGAGAGAGACTCCCCAGCTACAGGGACAGCTCCTGGCGTGGGATTGGGGGGCCAGGGGTAACTGTTTCAGACAAGTGTGTCTGTATGTATGAATCGCTAGGGATTCAGCACCGAATGCAACAGACGCTGGCCACTCTTGTTTTCCTCTTGGAGCTTACAGACTAATGGAAACAGGATTCTCTGGGGAGCTTATAAGGGGGTGGGAGCTTttaaagggggtggggaggtgggtatTCCCTGCCTGTAACCACTCTGCCCCTTTTTTCTCCTAGATGGGGGCTGTGATGATTATGCAGATGGCCGAGTGTGCAAAGTTCGCTTTGATGCCAACGGGGCTACAGGACCAGGGGGCAGGGACCCTACCCAAGTGAAGCTGCTGCCTGGAAGGCACATGCTCTTTCCCCCTCTTGAGACGGTCCACTACTTACAGGTATGGGACTAGGCAGTACACCTCCTATTCTGGGTATCCCCTCACTACTTTTCTCCAGTCTCTGTTATCCATCCCGACCCCCGATTCCCTAGCCCCAGCCTGCAGGGCACATGAGGAGTAGGTGAAAGGAAGGCACGGCAAGGGAGGCTCCCCTTCAGACCGCTCAGAACCAGGTTTGCCCATCAGAGGATGTTTTGCAGAAGTGTAAGGGGTGGAGCCACCTTGCAGAGTCCCCGCTTTGGTTCCTGCCTCTACCCCCTTTGTCCCGGCAGCACCCCTGGGTCTACTTGCTCCTCTCCCCAGGTCCCTCTGTCCCGCCGTCTGTCCCACGATGAGACCAACATCTTCTCTACTCCTCGGGCACCTGGCTCCTTCCTGCACAAGTGGCCGTCCTCTGATGATATCCGGGTCCTCCCAGCCCAGAGCCGGGCCCTAGGGGGCCCTCCTGAGTACCTGGGACAAAGAcaagggctggaggaggaggaggctgaagGTGGGGGGCTGGCCAGTCTTCGCCAATTCCTGGAGGGCGGAGTTCTGGGGTCAGGTGGGGGACCCCCACGGGGTCCAGGCTTCTTCCGAGAGGAGATCACCACCTTCATTGACGAGACACCTTTGCCTTCTCCGACGGCCTCGCCAGGGCCCTCTCCTCGCCGGCCCAGGCCGCTGGGAGTCTCACCCCGCCGACTCTCCCTTGGGTCCCCTGATAGCAGAGTCGTTGGACTTCCTTTGGGGCTAAGTGCAGGGCGACGCGGCTCCCTGACAGGAGGCGAGGGGAGTGCAAGAGCTTGGGGAGGACCCTGGGACCCAGGTAACCCCATCTTCCCCCAGCTGACCCTGTGAGCCCAAGTGGGCCTgctggactgggggtgggggggcctggGTGCGTAACACCTCGTTCTGTCTCTGAGCCTGAGTCAGCTGCCCCCAGACTCTGGGGAGATGGAACCTCTGCTGTCTCCCATCCAAGTGACCAGATGCCTGACTCACCTTCCATCATCCCTAGCAAAATGTATTAAAGTCTGAAGTGTCACCATGGAAACCACTGTGTCCAGTGTGCTGTGGTGGCAAAGGGGATGGTCAGAGGCTTGGGGGGTGGAATGGCTCATAGAGGACAAACTAGAGCAGGCACACTGGACAGAGGCACAGAAATATACACGGAGAACGACAGACATGCAGACATTCACAGAGACGGCCTTATGAGAGCATctcgggctgggctgggctgggctgggctgggctgggctgggcgggAGGGGGGTGTGGAGTGGGAGGACATAGGGAGACACCTGCGTTAGCTGGCTTGGGGTTTGAAGGATCTTCGTTGAGATCTGTGGAGGTGGTTTTAGAGGATGTCTCTATCTCCCATGCCTCAGCGCTCCTCCTTTTCCCAAATCTGTATGCGCGCACTTTTTGGGCAGGAAAGGGTTTGAGCAGACTTGGTGTCACAGACCTGGAGTTTACCCCCCTCCCTGCTGCATTCGAAAGTTCCTTTGTCCAAAAGCGCGTGTGTGCGGGTTTGTGGGAGGCATCCACGCTCCTTTTCCTGGACCCCAAGAGTGGAGGAGAACGCAGCCGCAGTAGCTCTTCCCACCCGCTGGGCCTCGGCGCCTGGAGTCCGGGGTCCTACGAGGCTCCTCAGGCTGTCTTCAGAGCACCGGGCCTGCTCCACCGCCGGCcgcctgccctgctctccccgCGGTCTGTTTCTTGGTCCACACCACCCCGCTGGTCCTAAAGCCCGCGTTCTCCACCTTCTGCCAGGCGTCCTCTCCCAGGGCTGGGGCTCGGCCCCATCAGCTCCCGTCGGCGCCGCTCattcctcccctcttcctctcctccctcctctctctctctccttcctttcccctccctcttccttccccgtTTCCTCCCTCTTCCTCGCGGCTCCGGCAGTTCCCTCCTGCAGCCGGCCGGCGGCTCAAGCACGATGTTCCGCTTCCTCCGGTGGCTGCCGCTCTTGCTGCTGCTGCCTCCCCCGGGGTCCCCCGagccccctggcctggccccgcTGTCCGCGGGGGCGCCCCCCCAGGCCCCCGACTTGCTCTACGCCGACGGGCTGCGCGCCTACGCGGCGGGGGCCTGGGCGCCGGCGGTGGCCCTGCTGCGGGAGGCGCTGCGGAGCCGGGCGGCGCTGGGCCGCGCGCGGCGGGACTGCGCGGCGCGCTGCGCGGCCGAGCCGGGGGCCGCGTTCCCCGCCCTGCTCCCCGCCTCTCCGGGGCCCGACTCCGGGCCGGGAGCGGCGCGGGGCGCTTGGGAACCGCTGCTCCTCCGCGCCGCGCTGCGGCGCGCCGAGTGCCTGACCCAGTGCGGGGCGCGGAGGCTGGGTCCGGGGGGCGCGGCGCGGCTCCGAGTGGGGAGAGCTCT is a window encoding:
- the GPR162 gene encoding probable G-protein coupled receptor 162 isoform X2, which gives rise to MLSTRVVSFFSLKSDSAPPWMVLAVLWCSMAQTLLLPSFIWSCERYRADVRTVWEQCVALMSEEDGDDDGGCDDYADGRVCKVRFDANGATGPGGRDPTQVKLLPGRHMLFPPLETVHYLQVPLSRRLSHDETNIFSTPRAPGSFLHKWPSSDDIRVLPAQSRALGGPPEYLGQRQGLEEEEAEGGGLASLRQFLEGGVLGSGGGPPRGPGFFREEITTFIDETPLPSPTASPGPSPRRPRPLGVSPRRLSLGSPDSRVVGLPLGLSAGRRGSLTGGEGSARAWGGPWDPGNPIFPQLTL
- the GPR162 gene encoding probable G-protein coupled receptor 162 isoform X1 produces the protein MARGGAGAEEASLRSNALSWLACGLLALLANAWIILSISAKQQKHKPLELLLCFLAGTHILMAAVPLTTFAVVQLRRQASSDYDWNESICKVFVSTYYTLALATCFTVASLSYHRMWMVRWPVNYRLSNAKKQALHAVVGIWMVSFILSTLPSIGWHNNGERYYARGCQFIVSKIGLGFGVCFSLLLLGGIVMGLVCVAITFYQTLWARPRRAQQARRAGAGGGAKGGGPGGLGTRPAFEVPAIVVEDARGKRRSSLDGSESAKTSLQVTNLVSAIVFLYDSLTGVPILVVSFFSLKSDSAPPWMVLAVLWCSMAQTLLLPSFIWSCERYRADVRTVWEQCVALMSEEDGDDDGGCDDYADGRVCKVRFDANGATGPGGRDPTQVKLLPGRHMLFPPLETVHYLQVPLSRRLSHDETNIFSTPRAPGSFLHKWPSSDDIRVLPAQSRALGGPPEYLGQRQGLEEEEAEGGGLASLRQFLEGGVLGSGGGPPRGPGFFREEITTFIDETPLPSPTASPGPSPRRPRPLGVSPRRLSLGSPDSRVVGLPLGLSAGRRGSLTGGEGSARAWGGPWDPGNPIFPQLTL